From Proteiniborus sp. MB09-C3, the proteins below share one genomic window:
- a CDS encoding ABC transporter ATP-binding protein has translation MESKDNVLLDVRDLTVSFDTYAGEVQAVRGTTFHVKKGETLAIVGESGCGKSVTAQTIMQLIPMPPGRIKKGNVFFEGKDLAKLTDKQMEAVRGKDISMIFQDPMTSLNPTMRVGKQIMEGLMKHQKMTKSEAKERAMEMLRLVGMPTPEKRVEQYPHEFSGGMRQRAMIAIALACNPKLLIADEPTTALDVTIQAQIMELMQDLQNKLNTSIILITHDLGVVAKVADRIAVMYAGVIIESGTANEIFHNPQHPYTWGLLKSVPRLDIGQKERLVPIEGTPPDLFAPPKGCPFAARCDYAMKICKENHPEKSNLNDIHYVHCWLQHEDAPKVKNPITGEGR, from the coding sequence TTGGAAAGTAAAGACAATGTTTTGCTGGATGTTAGAGACTTGACTGTATCCTTTGACACTTATGCTGGAGAAGTGCAGGCTGTCAGAGGAACAACATTTCATGTAAAAAAAGGTGAGACCTTAGCTATAGTTGGAGAATCAGGTTGTGGTAAATCAGTTACTGCACAGACAATAATGCAGCTTATTCCAATGCCCCCTGGAAGGATAAAAAAAGGCAATGTATTCTTTGAGGGAAAAGACTTAGCTAAGCTTACAGATAAACAGATGGAAGCAGTTCGTGGTAAAGATATAAGTATGATTTTCCAAGATCCTATGACTTCTTTAAACCCAACTATGAGAGTTGGTAAACAGATAATGGAAGGTCTTATGAAACATCAAAAAATGACTAAGTCAGAAGCAAAAGAACGAGCTATGGAAATGCTAAGGCTAGTAGGTATGCCAACACCTGAAAAACGTGTTGAGCAGTACCCGCATGAATTTAGTGGTGGTATGAGGCAAAGAGCTATGATTGCCATTGCTCTAGCATGTAATCCAAAGCTATTAATAGCTGATGAGCCTACAACAGCATTAGACGTTACTATCCAAGCTCAAATCATGGAGCTAATGCAGGATTTACAAAATAAACTTAATACATCTATTATTTTGATAACCCATGACCTTGGAGTTGTTGCTAAGGTAGCAGATAGAATAGCAGTTATGTATGCAGGGGTTATAATTGAAAGTGGTACAGCAAATGAAATATTCCACAACCCTCAGCATCCATATACATGGGGACTCTTAAAATCAGTGCCAAGACTAGATATAGGTCAAAAGGAGAGACTTGTACCAATAGAAGGAACTCCTCCAGATTTATTTGCCCCACCTAAGGGCTGTCCATTTGCAGCTAGATGTGATTATGCTATGAAAATATGTAAAGAAAATCATCCTGAAAAGAGCAACCTAAATGATATACATTATGTGCATTGTTGGCTTCAACATGAAGATGCACCTAAGGTTAAAAATCCTATTACCGGGGAAGGGAGGTAG
- a CDS encoding peptide ABC transporter substrate-binding protein → MRRNKWVALVLALMMVLTLGLAGCGKTNADDKGTNDNNGSDASKGEEKLAAEQVLKVNWQSDPPDLDPQTTTDQVSFWIINAVYDGLVRTQPDGTIPKGSGLAEDWTISEDGLTYTFKLKDANWSDGTPITAQDFEYAWFRAIDPEVASEYAYQFYHIKNAEAFNTGKITDKNEVGIKALDEKTLEVTLERPTPFFLSLTSFITYIPAQKAAVEEFGEEFASAPDKMVYSGPFMIESWDKEQKLNLAKNPNYWDADTVKLERIEGDMISDNNTKINLYDTGELDVTAVPSEFLSKYKDTPEFGSTADASTWYLQFNMEDKYFSNINIRKAFGYASDRQSYVDNILADGSMVAGGLTPPLLAGKDGKDFAENRGNLYPEFDSAKAKEYFETGLKELGITKEEFEKHVSFIGGESTWWSRTMQALQQMWKDNLGVELKIEQMSFAMRLERYDKKDYGISVAGWSGDYNDAMTFMDLFLTDGGNNDAFYSNPEYDELINKAMNGSGDERIDAMLEAENLLAKDYPIYPLFHPARVYVQKEYVKGIERFAVGCDTEYKWAYVLEH, encoded by the coding sequence ATGAGAAGAAACAAATGGGTAGCATTAGTTTTAGCTCTAATGATGGTGCTAACTCTAGGATTAGCCGGCTGTGGTAAAACTAACGCAGACGACAAAGGAACAAATGATAACAATGGTAGCGATGCTTCTAAAGGGGAAGAAAAATTAGCAGCAGAGCAGGTATTAAAAGTGAACTGGCAATCTGATCCACCAGATCTAGATCCACAAACAACAACAGACCAGGTTTCATTTTGGATTATTAATGCTGTTTATGATGGTTTAGTAAGAACTCAACCAGATGGAACTATTCCAAAGGGTTCAGGATTAGCAGAAGACTGGACAATTAGTGAGGATGGATTAACTTATACATTCAAACTAAAGGATGCTAACTGGTCAGATGGTACACCAATAACTGCACAAGATTTTGAATATGCATGGTTTAGAGCAATCGATCCAGAGGTAGCTTCAGAATATGCATATCAGTTCTATCACATTAAAAATGCAGAAGCATTTAATACTGGAAAAATAACAGATAAAAATGAAGTAGGTATCAAAGCGTTAGATGAAAAGACATTGGAAGTTACACTAGAAAGACCAACTCCATTCTTCCTAAGTTTAACATCATTTATCACTTATATACCTGCACAAAAAGCGGCTGTTGAAGAATTTGGTGAAGAATTTGCTTCAGCACCAGATAAAATGGTTTATAGCGGACCATTTATGATTGAATCATGGGATAAAGAGCAAAAATTAAATCTAGCTAAAAATCCAAATTATTGGGATGCAGATACTGTTAAGCTTGAAAGAATCGAAGGAGATATGATTTCTGACAATAACACTAAAATTAATCTTTATGATACTGGTGAGTTAGATGTTACAGCAGTTCCATCAGAATTTTTAAGCAAATATAAAGATACACCAGAATTTGGCTCAACAGCAGATGCATCGACTTGGTATTTACAATTTAATATGGAAGATAAATACTTCAGTAATATAAACATCAGAAAGGCATTTGGTTATGCATCAGATAGACAATCATATGTTGATAATATACTTGCAGATGGTTCAATGGTAGCAGGTGGATTAACACCACCACTACTAGCAGGAAAAGATGGAAAGGATTTTGCTGAAAATCGTGGAAACTTGTATCCAGAATTTGATTCAGCAAAGGCTAAAGAATATTTTGAAACAGGATTAAAAGAACTTGGAATAACTAAAGAAGAATTTGAAAAGCATGTATCCTTTATAGGAGGAGAATCCACATGGTGGAGCAGAACAATGCAAGCATTGCAACAAATGTGGAAGGATAATCTAGGAGTAGAGCTTAAGATAGAACAAATGTCATTTGCTATGCGTCTAGAAAGATATGACAAAAAAGATTATGGAATAAGCGTTGCTGGTTGGAGTGGAGACTACAACGATGCGATGACATTTATGGATTTATTTTTAACAGACGGAGGAAATAACGATGCCTTCTATTCAAACCCAGAATATGATGAATTAATTAATAAGGCTATGAATGGCTCTGGGGATGAAAGAATCGATGCTATGCTGGAAGCCGAAAATCTATTAGCTAAAGATTATCCAATATATCCATTATTCCATCCAGCAAGAGTATATGTACAAAAAGAATATGTTAAAGGAATTGAAAGATTTGCAGTTGGTTGTGATACTGAATATAAATGGGCATATGTCCTAGAACACTAG
- a CDS encoding hydroxymyristoyl-ACP dehydratase produces the protein MTINCSEKCLYENEGICTLNRIIISSGNISSGCPYFKNKHESQKNIDDNLK, from the coding sequence ATGACTATAAACTGTTCAGAGAAATGTCTTTATGAAAATGAGGGAATATGCACATTAAATCGAATAATAATTTCATCAGGAAACATATCTTCTGGTTGCCCTTATTTTAAAAATAAACATGAATCACAGAAAAATATTGATGATAATTTGAAATAA
- a CDS encoding peptide ABC transporter substrate-binding protein, whose product MRKLIALTLVLVIILSLGLVGCNKTEPVSQGPDQQGPDQQGKDNVPTDTPADDPGEKLAADQTLRVNWGSDPPDLDPQTTTDQVSMWITNAIYDGLVRTQPDGSTPKGSGLAEDWTISDDELIYTFKLKDAKWSDGTPITAYDFEYAWFRAIDPEVAAEYAYQFYHIKNAEEFNTKKITDKNEVGIKALDEKTLQVELVRPTVFFLGLTSFVTYVPAQKAAVEKYGEEFASAPDKMVYSGPFVIELWEREQKLVLAKNPNYWDADTVKLERIEGDMIKENNTIVNLYDTGELDVIVVPPEFLTTYHNTPEFGSAADSTTWYFQFNMDDKYYSNINIRKAFAYGADRQAFVDKVLANGSIVAGGLTPPLLAGKDGKDFAENRGDLTAPFDPVKAKEYLETGLKELGITKEELQKHSSIVAGNTTTWSRISQAFQQMWKDNLGIELKIEEMEFAMRLERYNKKDYTISLAGWGGDYNDPMSFMDLFVTDGGNNDAYYSNPDYDAYIKKAIEGEGDERIDAMLEAEKLLVKDLPIYPVYHPARIYVQREYVKDIIRFAVGCDTEYKWAYIVEH is encoded by the coding sequence ATGAGAAAGCTCATAGCATTAACATTGGTTTTAGTGATAATTTTGTCGCTAGGTCTTGTAGGATGTAATAAGACTGAACCTGTATCTCAAGGACCAGACCAACAAGGACCAGACCAGCAAGGAAAAGATAACGTGCCAACTGATACACCTGCTGATGACCCTGGGGAAAAGTTAGCAGCAGATCAAACATTAAGAGTGAACTGGGGATCAGATCCACCAGATTTAGATCCGCAAACTACAACAGATCAGGTTTCTATGTGGATTACTAACGCAATATATGACGGTTTAGTAAGAACTCAACCAGATGGTTCTACTCCAAAGGGATCAGGATTAGCAGAAGACTGGACTATCAGTGATGATGAACTAATTTATACATTCAAGCTAAAAGATGCTAAATGGTCAGATGGTACTCCAATAACTGCATATGATTTTGAATACGCATGGTTTAGAGCTATAGATCCGGAAGTAGCAGCGGAATATGCATATCAGTTTTATCATATTAAAAATGCAGAAGAATTTAACACGAAAAAAATTACAGATAAAAATGAAGTAGGTATTAAGGCTTTAGATGAAAAGACATTGCAGGTTGAATTGGTAAGACCAACGGTATTTTTCCTAGGCTTGACATCATTTGTAACTTATGTACCTGCACAAAAAGCAGCTGTAGAAAAGTATGGTGAAGAATTTGCTTCAGCTCCAGACAAAATGGTTTACAGTGGACCATTTGTAATTGAGCTTTGGGAAAGAGAACAAAAATTAGTATTGGCTAAAAATCCCAATTACTGGGATGCAGATACAGTCAAGCTTGAAAGAATAGAAGGAGACATGATCAAAGAAAATAATACTATAGTTAATCTTTATGATACTGGTGAACTTGATGTAATAGTAGTACCACCAGAATTCTTAACTACTTATCATAATACACCAGAATTTGGCTCAGCAGCAGATTCAACTACATGGTATTTCCAGTTTAATATGGATGACAAGTATTATAGCAATATAAATATTAGAAAAGCATTTGCATATGGTGCAGATAGGCAAGCATTTGTTGATAAAGTGCTAGCAAATGGCTCTATAGTAGCAGGAGGATTAACACCACCACTATTGGCAGGAAAAGATGGAAAAGACTTTGCAGAGAATCGTGGAGATTTGACGGCACCTTTTGACCCTGTGAAAGCTAAAGAATATTTAGAAACAGGATTAAAAGAACTTGGAATAACTAAAGAAGAATTACAAAAACATTCTTCGATTGTGGCAGGTAATACTACAACATGGAGCAGAATAAGTCAGGCATTCCAACAAATGTGGAAGGATAATCTAGGAATAGAGCTTAAAATAGAGGAAATGGAATTTGCTATGCGTCTAGAAAGATACAATAAGAAGGATTACACAATAAGTTTAGCTGGTTGGGGCGGAGATTACAATGATCCAATGTCATTTATGGATTTATTTGTAACAGATGGCGGAAATAACGATGCATATTATTCAAATCCAGATTACGATGCATATATTAAGAAGGCTATTGAAGGTGAGGGAGACGAAAGAATAGATGCTATGCTAGAAGCAGAGAAGCTATTGGTCAAGGATCTTCCAATATATCCCGTATATCATCCAGCAAGAATATATGTACAAAGAGAATATGTAAAGGATATTATTAGATTTGCAGTTGGCTGTGATACAGAATATAAGTGGGCTTATATTGTAGAACACTAA
- a CDS encoding AIR synthase family protein — MKIGKLPNEVLEKIVFSNISYKRNEVLTRAGIGKDCAVLDFGENVCVVSTDPITGAAKDIGKLAVHISCNDVASNGAEPVGLLMTILVPPSSTEEDIKRIMEDANKAASEINVEIIGGHTEITEAVNKIVVSTTVLGMQPKKNMLNPEKARVGDKILITKTAGIEGTAIIANELEEKLKALIPQNLIEEGKSLIEDISVVTEGKICGQIGVPYMHDITEGGVFGAVWETGVATKKGVRINMKVIPLKKSTREICSVLDINPFKLISSGSLIVVSPAEKVDIIQKELRQNGIESAVIGEITEKDILVEIDGELKEIESPDSDELYKVI; from the coding sequence ATGAAGATAGGAAAATTACCTAATGAGGTATTAGAAAAAATCGTATTTTCTAATATAAGCTACAAAAGAAATGAAGTATTGACCAGAGCAGGCATAGGAAAAGACTGTGCTGTATTAGACTTTGGTGAGAATGTATGCGTGGTGTCTACTGATCCTATTACAGGAGCTGCCAAAGATATAGGAAAGCTAGCTGTGCATATTTCATGCAATGATGTAGCATCCAATGGAGCAGAGCCAGTAGGATTACTCATGACCATATTAGTTCCTCCTAGCAGTACGGAGGAAGATATAAAAAGAATAATGGAGGATGCAAATAAAGCAGCTTCAGAGATAAATGTTGAGATTATCGGAGGACATACAGAGATAACAGAAGCAGTGAATAAAATAGTGGTTTCAACAACAGTTCTAGGAATGCAGCCAAAGAAAAACATGTTGAATCCTGAAAAGGCTAGAGTAGGGGATAAAATATTAATTACTAAAACTGCTGGTATAGAGGGAACGGCTATAATAGCTAATGAGCTTGAAGAAAAACTAAAGGCCTTAATTCCTCAAAACCTTATAGAAGAAGGGAAGTCTTTAATAGAGGATATCAGTGTTGTGACTGAAGGCAAAATTTGCGGACAAATTGGGGTTCCCTATATGCATGATATAACTGAAGGTGGAGTATTTGGAGCCGTCTGGGAAACGGGAGTAGCAACAAAAAAAGGAGTAAGAATAAACATGAAAGTCATACCATTAAAGAAATCTACAAGGGAAATATGCAGTGTATTAGATATCAATCCCTTTAAACTAATATCCAGTGGGAGTTTAATAGTGGTTTCACCTGCTGAAAAGGTAGACATAATTCAAAAAGAGCTTCGCCAAAATGGCATAGAATCAGCAGTAATAGGGGAGATAACAGAAAAAGATATTTTAGTTGAAATTGACGGAGAGTTAAAAGAAATCGAGTCACCGGATAGTGATGAGTTATATAAGGTGATTTAA
- a CDS encoding N-acetylmuramoyl-L-alanine amidase family protein → MKKIVAVFMVLVMLMGIGAGAVAGSQNSTKISINGKQISVTIANVMFDGKPIETDIPPIILKDRTLVPIRSIGNHLNAEVDWNQQTKEATVKTINQEIILTLNSSIVSVNGVKKEIPYGVPAILVNDSRIMVPLRFVSEILGYTVDWDQKTRTGTITSPISEITGISVENTTEAKPKINIISTGKIEYSEEYSTEPDRLIIDVHNSKLNISDKSMLDSNGAINMDVNKSPIKSIRMAEFSSYPETVRIVIDLDEHIGYSISSSNDSKLTTISFLNNVRDISSEKVDGREAIVIKNSEEFKYNMFTLSNPSRVVIDILDSKLWTDSLQLDVNSNFIKRIRSSQYVPDPTSADQDNVVRVVLDINENKTTPNIMIDVKKTTMTIFVDDEAFRNISYSNKYEDGGLIKISAEEKTNYSVNYDENNRRMEIKVNKNDINLEKGIMEVNDENITNIAVDEDEKHKIITFSFKEKIEYEILSDSVDDTIQISFNKMEENNGSKLIIIDAGHGGKDPGAIAPNTKVKEKDLNLKVALKLDKKLKELGFRTILTRSTDEFIDLYERAGIANRNNADAFISIHFNSNTKSDIAGVQTLYCPAFDSKVKEGDQYPFAKAIQDSLLSGLNNKDKGIIKRPDLVVIRETKMVAALAELGFVTNPAEEKLIITDEYHEKAAQALANGIVNYFNSTEK, encoded by the coding sequence ATGAAGAAAATAGTTGCAGTTTTTATGGTGCTTGTTATGTTGATGGGAATTGGAGCTGGTGCAGTAGCTGGGTCGCAAAATTCCACAAAGATCAGTATCAATGGGAAACAGATCAGCGTTACGATTGCTAATGTGATGTTTGATGGGAAGCCTATTGAAACTGATATACCTCCAATCATTCTTAAAGATAGAACACTAGTGCCAATAAGATCTATCGGAAATCATCTCAATGCTGAGGTGGATTGGAATCAACAAACAAAAGAGGCCACAGTCAAAACAATAAATCAAGAAATTATTTTAACATTAAACAGTTCTATAGTTTCGGTAAATGGTGTGAAAAAAGAAATACCATATGGAGTTCCAGCTATTTTAGTAAATGATTCAAGAATTATGGTTCCTTTAAGGTTTGTATCAGAAATTCTAGGATATACAGTTGATTGGGACCAGAAAACTCGGACAGGCACTATAACTAGTCCAATATCTGAAATTACAGGGATTTCAGTAGAGAATACTACAGAAGCCAAACCAAAGATTAATATCATTTCCACAGGTAAAATAGAATATAGCGAAGAATACTCTACAGAGCCAGACAGGCTAATTATAGATGTACATAATAGTAAACTAAATATTAGTGATAAGTCCATGCTTGATTCAAATGGAGCTATTAATATGGATGTAAATAAGTCGCCAATTAAGAGTATAAGAATGGCTGAGTTTTCTAGCTATCCTGAGACAGTTAGAATAGTAATAGATTTAGATGAACATATTGGATACAGTATTAGCTCTTCTAATGATAGCAAGCTTACTACAATATCCTTTTTAAATAATGTCCGGGATATTAGTTCAGAAAAGGTAGACGGTAGAGAAGCTATAGTTATAAAGAACTCAGAAGAATTTAAATATAATATGTTTACATTATCTAATCCTAGCAGAGTAGTCATTGATATATTAGATTCAAAATTGTGGACAGACAGCCTACAGCTAGATGTGAATTCAAATTTCATTAAGAGAATTCGCTCATCACAATATGTTCCAGACCCTACAAGTGCCGACCAGGATAATGTGGTAAGAGTAGTATTGGATATAAATGAAAATAAGACAACTCCTAATATTATGATAGATGTTAAGAAAACTACAATGACGATTTTTGTTGATGATGAAGCCTTTAGGAATATATCTTATTCAAATAAATATGAAGACGGCGGTCTGATAAAGATATCTGCAGAGGAGAAAACAAATTACTCTGTTAATTATGACGAGAATAACAGACGGATGGAAATTAAGGTAAATAAAAATGATATAAACTTAGAAAAAGGCATAATGGAAGTAAATGATGAGAATATTACCAATATTGCAGTAGATGAGGATGAAAAACATAAGATTATCACCTTTAGCTTTAAAGAAAAGATTGAATATGAAATACTTTCAGATTCAGTAGATGATACAATACAAATATCCTTTAATAAGATGGAAGAAAACAATGGATCGAAGCTTATTATAATTGATGCAGGACATGGAGGAAAAGATCCAGGAGCCATAGCACCTAACACTAAGGTAAAGGAAAAAGATTTGAATTTAAAGGTTGCACTTAAGCTTGATAAAAAGCTTAAAGAGCTTGGATTTAGAACCATACTTACAAGAAGTACAGATGAATTTATAGATCTATATGAAAGGGCAGGCATTGCTAATAGAAATAATGCAGATGCATTCATTAGCATTCACTTTAACTCAAATACAAAAAGTGACATAGCAGGAGTACAGACCCTATACTGTCCTGCATTTGACAGCAAGGTAAAAGAAGGAGATCAGTACCCATTTGCAAAGGCTATACAGGATTCATTGCTATCAGGACTTAACAACAAAGATAAGGGAATAATAAAAAGGCCTGATTTAGTTGTAATAAGAGAGACAAAGATGGTAGCAGCACTTGCAGAGCTTGGATTCGTTACTAATCCTGCAGAAGAAAAGCTAATCATTACAGATGAATACCACGAAAAAGCAGCGCAAGCACTAGCAAATGGAATAGTGAATTATTTTAATAGTACAGAAAAATAG
- a CDS encoding oligopeptide/dipeptide ABC transporter ATP-binding protein, protein MDERKTLIEVRDLKKHFNVGRGLTLKAVDGISFSIKEGETLGLVGESGCGKSTAGRTIVGLYDITGGEIIFDGMDVGRLSRLEKKHFTRSAQMIFQDPYASLNPRMTVTDIIGEGIDIHGLYKGQDRQKRIYNLLELVGLRREHANRYPHEFSGGQRQRIGIARALAVEPKFIVCDEPISALDVSIQAQVVNLLEDLQNEFGLTYLFIAHDLSMVKHISDRIAVMYLGAIVELAASNELYEKPLHPYTQALLSAVPIPDPDVERGRTRIMLEGDVPSPINPSPGCKFQGRCRMVQDICRKSAPELKEAYPEHFVACHMVR, encoded by the coding sequence ATGGATGAAAGAAAAACATTAATAGAAGTCAGGGACTTAAAAAAACATTTTAATGTTGGCAGAGGACTAACTCTTAAGGCTGTAGATGGAATAAGCTTCAGTATAAAAGAAGGGGAAACTTTAGGACTAGTTGGAGAGTCAGGCTGTGGCAAATCCACTGCTGGTAGGACTATTGTAGGCTTATACGATATAACAGGCGGAGAGATTATCTTTGATGGTATGGATGTTGGCAGACTTAGCAGATTAGAAAAGAAGCATTTCACTAGATCAGCACAGATGATATTTCAAGATCCATATGCTTCCCTCAATCCTAGAATGACAGTTACTGATATTATTGGAGAAGGAATAGACATTCATGGGCTTTACAAAGGACAAGATAGACAAAAAAGAATATATAATTTGCTAGAATTAGTTGGTTTGAGAAGAGAACATGCAAATAGATATCCTCATGAGTTTAGTGGTGGACAAAGACAACGTATAGGAATAGCTAGAGCACTTGCTGTTGAACCTAAATTCATTGTTTGTGATGAACCTATTTCTGCTCTTGATGTATCTATTCAAGCTCAAGTAGTAAATCTACTTGAAGACTTACAAAATGAGTTTGGACTCACTTATTTATTCATTGCTCATGATTTGAGCATGGTTAAGCATATTTCAGATAGAATAGCAGTCATGTATCTAGGTGCGATAGTAGAGCTTGCAGCTAGCAATGAGCTTTATGAAAAACCTCTTCATCCTTATACACAGGCACTATTATCGGCTGTACCGATTCCTGATCCTGATGTCGAAAGGGGCAGGACTAGAATAATGCTGGAGGGAGATGTACCAAGCCCTATAAATCCATCACCAGGATGCAAGTTCCAAGGTAGATGTAGAATGGTTCAAGATATTTGCAGGAAAAGTGCTCCTGAATTAAAAGAAGCTTATCCAGAACATTTTGTTGCATGTCATATGGTGAGATAG
- a CDS encoding ABC transporter permease yields MAQDRIEKDMFEVVGKDLESADAIIRPSLTYWADAWRRLKENKLAIIALIVLTLVVIMAFVGPMISPHTYDKQDFTSINKEPSSSHWFGTDALGRDIFVRCWEGAKVSLFIGLVSAVINVTIGIIYGGISGYLGGYVDIIMMRFVEIIYSIPELLWVILLMVVLGTGLKTIIIAISISGWGGMARLVRGQVLQLKQMEFVLAAKTLGADTSRIIAQHLIPNAMGPIIINLTFQVPGAIFTEAFLSYIGLGIQPPLASWGSLANEGTLMLLIKPYQLFFPALLICVTMLAFNILGDGLRDSLDPRLRK; encoded by the coding sequence ATGGCACAAGATAGAATAGAGAAAGATATGTTTGAAGTAGTAGGCAAAGATTTAGAGAGTGCTGATGCAATAATTAGACCAAGTTTAACTTACTGGGCAGATGCTTGGAGAAGGCTTAAAGAGAATAAGCTAGCAATAATTGCATTAATAGTATTGACTTTAGTAGTTATCATGGCTTTTGTAGGACCTATGATAAGTCCTCACACTTATGATAAACAGGACTTTACTTCTATAAATAAAGAACCAAGTTCATCACACTGGTTCGGTACAGATGCTTTAGGAAGGGACATATTTGTTAGATGCTGGGAAGGTGCGAAAGTTTCACTCTTTATAGGTTTAGTATCGGCAGTCATTAATGTTACAATAGGTATTATTTATGGTGGTATATCTGGTTATTTAGGTGGATATGTAGATATCATTATGATGCGTTTTGTTGAGATTATATACTCTATTCCAGAACTACTATGGGTAATTCTTCTAATGGTAGTATTGGGTACAGGATTAAAAACCATAATTATTGCCATATCTATTTCTGGCTGGGGAGGAATGGCCCGATTAGTTAGAGGTCAGGTATTGCAATTGAAGCAAATGGAATTTGTATTGGCTGCTAAGACACTAGGAGCTGATACATCTAGAATTATTGCACAACACTTGATTCCAAATGCAATGGGACCAATTATTATTAACCTTACATTCCAGGTTCCTGGTGCTATATTTACTGAGGCCTTCTTAAGCTATATCGGACTTGGTATTCAGCCACCTCTAGCAAGCTGGGGTAGTTTAGCTAATGAAGGAACATTGATGCTATTAATAAAGCCATATCAATTGTTCTTTCCAGCACTTCTAATATGTGTCACGATGCTTGCATTTAATATTTTAGGTGATGGTCTAAGAGACTCATTAGACCCAAGACTTAGAAAGTAA
- a CDS encoding ABC transporter permease, giving the protein MLRYTLKRGIIALITIWVIITVTFFLMRAIPGDPFTNEKKIQPQIMENLKRKYGLDQPLVVQYGKYLQNLLKGDLGDSMKYKTRTVNEMLKTSFPVSAKLGLMAATLGAGLGITFGIIAALHRGKAFDYFVIFLAVIGVSVPSFVFAALFQYWFGAKLQWFPVARWGTWKHYVLPVSALGFTMIAYIARMMRTSMLDVLNQDYIRTAKAKGLSRSVVTWKHTIRNAILPVVTIIGVSIAGVIVGSFVVESIYAVPGMGKYYVQSIQQSDYTLIMGTTIFYAVILVVMMYLIDIVYGLVDPRIRLDD; this is encoded by the coding sequence ATGTTAAGGTATACTTTGAAACGGGGTATTATAGCTTTAATTACTATCTGGGTAATCATAACTGTTACTTTTTTCTTAATGCGTGCAATACCTGGAGATCCATTTACTAATGAAAAGAAAATTCAACCCCAAATTATGGAGAACTTAAAGAGAAAATACGGCTTAGATCAGCCTCTAGTAGTTCAATATGGAAAATATCTTCAAAATCTGCTTAAAGGTGATTTAGGAGATTCTATGAAGTACAAAACAAGAACAGTCAATGAAATGTTAAAAACCTCCTTCCCTGTCTCTGCTAAGCTTGGTTTAATGGCAGCAACTTTAGGAGCAGGGTTAGGAATTACCTTTGGTATTATTGCAGCATTACACAGAGGTAAAGCATTTGACTACTTCGTTATTTTTCTTGCAGTCATAGGAGTTTCGGTACCTAGCTTTGTGTTTGCAGCATTGTTCCAATACTGGTTCGGAGCAAAGCTTCAATGGTTTCCTGTAGCTAGATGGGGTACATGGAAGCACTATGTACTTCCAGTTTCAGCTTTAGGATTTACTATGATTGCGTATATTGCCAGAATGATGAGAACTAGTATGCTAGATGTTTTGAATCAAGATTACATTAGAACTGCAAAGGCAAAGGGTCTTTCAAGAAGTGTTGTAACATGGAAGCATACAATTAGAAACGCTATACTTCCAGTAGTCACTATAATAGGTGTAAGTATTGCAGGTGTTATAGTAGGCTCATTCGTTGTTGAATCGATATATGCTGTTCCTGGTATGGGTAAATATTATGTTCAGAGTATTCAGCAAAGCGACTATACGTTAATCATGGGAACAACAATATTTTATGCGGTGATTCTTGTAGTTATGATGTATTTAATAGATATTGTCTATGGACTAGTTGACCCAAGAATAAGATTAGATGATTAA